One part of the Sciurus carolinensis chromosome 4, mSciCar1.2, whole genome shotgun sequence genome encodes these proteins:
- the LOC124982789 gene encoding taste receptor type 2 member 10-like — protein MPSVIENILFFVTITQLVLGVVGNGFIGLVNCIDCVKNKRFSMLGCILTGLAISRICLIWLILFDGVIKLFSPDMYTSSDLVECFSYLAVIIHHLNIWFATSLSIYYFLKIANFSHYIFLWLKRRINRVFTLLIGCLFMSWLLTFPQVAKGINDSKMKHRNTSWLLHSGGSEFLLHQIFLNLGVTFFFTVSLIACFLLIISLWRHKSQMQLNNTGFRDLNSEAHVKAMKVLTSFLILFILHVIGIIVEVACGSAPENKVLFSFGFIITAIYPWGHSLILILGNSKLKQACWKALQQLKCCNKGKTLRASQTGLHRNTCSRRIIH, from the coding sequence ATGCCAAGTGTGATAGAAAACATCCTCTTCTTTGTCACAATTACTCAGTTAGTACTGGGGGTTGTAGGGAATGGATTTATTGGACTTGTAAACTGCATTGACTGTGTCAAGAATAAGAGGTTCTCTATGCTTGGCTGTATTCTCACTGGCTTGGCTATTTCCAGAATTTGTCTGATATGGCTTATACTTTTTGATGGAGTCATAAAGCTTTTCTCTCCAGATATGTACACTTCTAGTGATCTGGTTGAATGTTTTAGTTACCTAGCAGTAATCATCCATCACTTGAATATCTGGTTTGCTACCAGCCTCAGCATCTACTACTTTCTGAAGATAGCAAATTTTTCCCACTACATATTTCTCTGGCTGAAGAGAAGAATCAATAGAGTTTTTACCCTTCTGATTGGATGCTTGTTTATGTCATGGTTACTTACTTTTCCACAAGTTGCAAAGGGGATTAATGATAGTAAAATGAAACATAGAAACACATCATGGCTGCTTCACTCAGGTGGAAGTGAGTTCTTACTTCACCAGATTTTTCTCAATCTGGGAGTCACTTTCTTCTTTACAGTATCCCTAATTGCCTGTTTTCTATTAATCATTTCCCTTTGGAGACACAAGAGTCAGATGCAACTGAACAACACAGGATTCAGAGACCTCAATTCAGAAGCTCATGTGAAAGCCATGAAagttttaacatcttttctcatcctcttTATCTTGCATGTGATAGGCATCATCGTAGAAGTAGCATGTGGTAGTGCACCAGAAAACAAAGTGCTATTCAGTTTTGGTTTCATAATCACAGCCATATATCCCTGGGGTCACTCATTGATCTTAATTCTAGGAAACAGCAAGCTAAAGCAAGCCTGTTGGAAGGCACTGCAGCAATTAAAGTGCTGTAATAAAGGAAAAACTCTAAGAGCCTCACAGACAGGCTTGCACAGAAATACATGTTCCCGGAGAATAATCCATTGA